A region of the Polynucleobacter sp. MWH-Braz-FAM2G genome:
ATGCCTGGTGATAACGTCACAATTACCGTCAAACTCATCGCTCCGATTGCGATGGAAGAAGGTTTACGTTTTGCGATCCGTGAAGGTGGCCGTACTGTTGGCGCCGGCGTGGTTGCAAAGATTTTGGCTTAAGAAGTTTTTATAAAGGGGTGTAGCTCAATTGGCAGAGCGTTGGTCTCCAAAACCAAAGGTTGGGGGTTCGATGCCCTCCGCCCCTGCCACGATTTGAACTGAAAGCAAAATGTCTCATCAAACAGCAAGTCATACTGAAGAAAAAAGCGGCTGGGTCTCTGGACTCGCTGCTTTAATCGTTGTTGCAGCGTTAGTTCTTTACTACACGTTGGTAGACCAATCCCTATTGGTTCGCCTTGCTGTTTTATTTGGTGGCATTGCAGCTGCTGTTTTGATTGTGGCGATTTCTCCTGATGGGCGTCGTTTTATCGCCTACGCAAAAGATTCTTGGTATGAAGTAAAAAAGGTTGTTTGGCCAACTCGTAAAGAGACTACCCAAATGACTCTAGTCGTATTTGGCTTTGTTCTGATCATGTCCTTGTTTTTGTGGATCGCAGACAAATTAATTGAATGGCTAGTTTTTTCAGTCTTTTTAGGCTGGAAGTGAGTAAGAAAAATGATTGATTCTGAAGTAGCCGCAAATCCTCAAGCTACCGGCAATATGCGCTGGTATGTTATTCATGCCTATTCCGGTATGGAAAAAAGTGTAAAAAAGGGTCTCGAGGAGCGCATCGCCCGTTCTGGTATGCCTGAAAAATTTGGTCGTATTTTGGTTCCATCCGAAGAGGTTGTAGAAATCAAATCCGGCACCAAATCTGTATCTGAGCGTCGTTTCTTTCCGGGATATGTCCTGATTGAAATGGAAATGACCGATGAGAGCTGGCATTTGGTGAAAAATACGCCAAAAGTGACTGGTTTTGTGGGTGGTGTTCGTAACCGCCCAAGCCCAATTTCTACAGCAGAAGTTACCAAAATAATGGATCAAATGCAGGCTGGGGTAGATAAACCTAAGCCTAAGACTCTGTTTGAGGTGGGTGAGATGGTTCGCGTTAAAGAAGGTCCGTTCACAGATTTCAATGGAAACGTTGAAGAAGTGAACTATGAGAAGTCAAGATTGCGCGTTTCTGTTACAATTTTCGGCCGCGGTACCCCAGTTGAGCTGGAGTTCGGCCAAGTAGAAAAGATGTAAAAACAAGGACTTAGTCCAGTTTTGCAGTGAAGTAGTAAATGTAGTTTTAGATGGTTATTTAGATTTTGTAATTAACCGAGGAGCGGAGCTAGAAAGCCAAAAACTAGCAAAGCGTTAACTCAACGGCGGTCTTTCTTAATGAGGTTAGGCGCGCTTAAAGGAGCATACATGGCAAAAAAGATTATTGGCTTTATTAAGCTGCAGATTCCTGCAGGTAAAGCAAATCCATCACCACCCGTAGGTCCAGCATTGGGTCAACGTGGTCTTAACATTATGGAATTTTGTAAGGCGTTTAATGCTCAAACTCAGAGCATGGAGCCTGGCCTGCCTATTCCAGTCGTGATTACAGCGTTCGCTGATAAGAGCTTCACTTTCATCATGAAGACTCCTCCAGCAACCATCATGATTAAGAAAGCTGCAAAGATCGAAAAAGGATCACCACGTCCTCATACCGATAAGGTAGGAAAAATTACTCGTGCTCAAGCGGAAGAAATCGCTAAAGCAAAAATGCCAGATTTGACAGCGGCCGATATGGATGCAGCTGTAAGAACAATCGCTGGTAGCGCCCGTTCCATGGGCATCACTGTGGAAGGTCTCTAATCATGACTAAATTATCTAAACGCGTAAAAGCAATTCAATCTAAGGTTGATCGCAATAAATTTTATCCATTAGACGATGCATTGAACCTCGTTAAAGAGTGTGCAACTGCCAAGTTTGATGAGTCAATTGATGTTGCAGTTCAGTTGGGTATTGATGCTAAGAAATCTGACCAAGTTGTACGTGGCGCAGTTGTGCTCCCAGCTGGTACAGGTAAGCATGTTCGTGTTGCTGTTTTTGCACAAGGCGAGAAGGCTGAACAAGCTAAAGCTGCTGGTGCAGAAATCGTTGGCATGGAAGATCTTGCGGAACAAATTAAAGGCGGCAAAATTGATTTTGACGTTTTGATCGCATCCCCAGACACAATGAAAATTGTTGGTACTTTAGGTCAAGTATTGGGCCCACGTGGTTTGATGCCGAATCCAAAAGTAGGGACAGTTACCCCTGACGTTGCAACTGCAGTTAAGAATGCAAAAGCTGGTCAAGTGCAATTCCGTGTGGACAAAGCCGGTATCGTTCATGCAAGCATTGGTCGTCGTTCATTCGAGCCAGCTGCATTGAAATCCAATTTACTCGCATTGCTTGAGGCTTTGAATAAAGCGAAACCTCCTGCATCGAAGGGTGTTTATTTAAAGAAGGTTGCCGTAAGCAGCACCATGGGTGCAGGCGTACGTGTTGACCAAGCATCGTTACAGGCGGCGGCTTAATTAGTCTGTAACAAAAAAGAACTTTGGGTCGACTCCCGCTTATTGAGTGAGAGTCGAACATCAAAGACCGTTGGTGAATTAGTTCTTCCAAAGAGTTAATTCTTAATCGTTACGAAAGTAATAGCCAGCGCAGATGGCGACCCTGAAAAGATTTTCACAAGAGTTTTTGTGAACAAATGATCAGACGCTGGTGTGTAACCCCAACTGGCAACAGTTGGTTTTTATGGAGTTAAACCGTGCCTTTGAATGTACAAGACAAAAAAGCGATTGTTGCTGATGTCGGCGCTCAATTGGCTGGAGCCCAAACCGTCGTGCTTGCTGAATACCGCGGTATTCCAGTAGAGCAGTTGACAAAGCTACGTGCTAGTGCACGTGACCAAGGTGTATATCTTCGTGTATTGAAGAACACATTGGCGCGCCGTGCTGCACAAGGTACACAGTTTGAGCCTCTTGCTGATTCGATGGTTGGCCCCTTGATTTACGGCATTTCTGCTGATCCAATTGCTTCGGCAAAAGTATTGCAGAACTTTGCTAAGACTCAAGATCAGCTAGTCATTAAAGCTGGCTTATATAACGGCAAGTTGTTAGATGTTGCAGGCGTAAAAGCCTTAGCAACAATTCCAAGCCGCGACGAGTTGTTATCTCAGTTGTTGGGTGTGATGTTAGCCCCAGTTTCTGCGATGGCTCGCGTATTGGGCGCAGTAGCAGCACAAAAAGCAGAAGGAGCACCAGCTGCTCCTGTTGCAGCCCCTGCAGTTGAAGCAGCAGCCCCAGCAGAAGTAGTTGCTGAAGCTGCCGCTCCGGAAGCAAGTGCTGAGCCTGCCGCCGCAGCCCCAGAAGCTGGAACAGAAGCAAACGAAACCCCTGCCGCTGAATAAGCGACAGATTAACTATTTAAGTATTAGGAGCTAAAAATGGCGATTACTAAAGAAGAAATCATTGAAGCAGTAGGTAGCATGTCCGTTATGGATTTGAATGACTTGGTTAAAGCATTCGAAGAGAAGTTTGGTGTTTCAGCTGCAGCAATGGCTGTTGCTGGTCCTGCAGGTGGCGGTGATGCTGCTGGCGGTGGCGCAGAACAAACTGAATTCACAGTCAACCTTGTCGAAGCTGGCGCAAATAAAGTTTCAGTAATTAAAGCAGTTCGTGAAATTACTGGTCTTGGTTTGAAAGAGGCGAAAGATTTGGTAGACGGCGCACCGAAGCCAATCAAAGAAGGCGTTGACAAGAAAACTGCTGAAGATGCTAAGAAGAAGCTTGAAGAAGCTGGCGCTAAAGCAGAACTCAAGTAATACAAACACTGCTGGCGCCCCTCACAAAGGGGTGTTAGCCATGTTGGGTTTGACCTCTAGAGGTCAAACCCGATTTCATTTCTGATTGAAATCGGGTTTGCCTTCTGATACGACTGCAGAATGCAAGTTTGGTCGGACACTAGATCGAAACGGTTTAGTGTTGTCCGCCAGTGATTGGTAGTGGCCAATCGCCAAATCTTTGTACAGTCGCTGAATTCGGAGATGAAATGAACTATAGCTTCACCGAACGCAAGCGAGTCCGTAAAAGCTTTGCTAAGCGAGTAAACAACCACCAGGTTCCGTACCTGATCGCAACGCAGCTGGAGTCCTACGCTAAATTTTTACAGGCCGATAAGCCGGCTACTTCTCGTATTAACGAGGGATTGCAAGCCGCCTTTACATCAGCATTTCCAATTGTGTCTAACAACGGCTATGCACGTATGGAATACGTGTCTTACCAGTTATCACAACCACCATTTGATGTTAAAGAATGTCAGCAACGTGGTTACACATACCACTCAGCCTTACGCGCAAAAGTTCGCTTGATTATTTATGATCGCGAAGCGCCTACTAAGGTAAAAGAGGTAAAAGAGAGTGAAGTCTACATGGGTGAAATTCCACTCATGACAGAAAACGGCTCTTTTGTAATTAACGGTACTGAGCGCGTGATCGTTTCTCAGTTGCATCGTTCCCCTGGCGTATTCTTCGAACACGATAAGGGCAAGACACACAGTTCAGGTAAGTTGCTGTTCTCAGCACGCATCATCCCTTACCGTGGTTCATGGCTTGATTTCGAGTTTGATCCAAAAGATATTCTCTACTTCCGCGTTGACCGTCGTCGCAAGATGCCCGTCACCATTTTGCTCAAAGCAATTGGTCTAAACAACGAACAGATTCTTGCAAACTTCTTCAATTTCGATCATTTCTCATTGACCGCTAATGGCGCATCAATGGAATTTGTGCCAGAGCGTTTGCGTGGTCAGTTAGCCAGCTTTGATGTAGTTGATAAGAATGGCGTTGTCGTTATTCAAAAAGACAAGCGTATTAATGCGAAGCATATTCGCGAGCTCGAAGCTGCCAAGACAAAGACCATCGCTGTACCTGATGACTATTTAGTTGGCCGTGTAGTTGCGCGTAATATTGTTGATCCAGATTCTGGTGAAATCTTGGCTTACGCTAACGATGAAATCACTGAAGAATTGTTGGCAACATTGCGCGATGCAGGCATCAAGCAATTAGAAACTATCTACACCAATGATTTGGATTCTGGTGCGTATATTTCTCAGACATTGCGCACTGATGAAACCGCCGATCAGATGGCTGCTCGTATTGCTATCTATCGCATGATGCGTCCTGGTGAGCCGCCTACTGAAGATGCTGTTGAGGCCCTATTCCAGCGTTTGTTCTACAGCGAAGATAGTTACGATTTATCACGTGTTGGTCGTATGAAGGTGAATAGCCGTTTGAACCGTCCAGAAATGGAAGGTCCAATGGTTCTGTCGAATGAAGATATTCTTGACACCATTAAGTCCCTCGTAGACTTGCGCAACGGCAAAGGTGAAGTAGACGATATTGATCACTTAGGTAATCGTCGTGTGCGTTGCGTTGGTGAATTGGCTGAAAATCAATTCCGTGCTGGTTTGTCACGTGTTGAGCGTGCGGTTAAAGAACGTCTCGGCCAAGCCGAAACAGAAAACCTCATGCCGCATGACTTGATTAACAGCAAGCCAATCTCTTCCGCGATTCGTGAGTTCTTCGGTTCTTCACAGCTGTCGCAGTTTATGGATCAAACTAACCCACTCTCAGAGATCACGCACAAGCGTCGTATTTCTGCATTGGGGCCTGGTGGTTTGACACGCGAGCGCGCAGGCTTTGAAGTGCGCGACGTGCATCCAACTCATTATGGACGTGTTTGCCCAATTGAAACTCCGGAAGGACCAAACATTGGTTTGATCAACTCACTCGCGTTATTTGCGCGTTTGAATGAGCATGGCTTCCTCGAGACTCCATACCGCAAGGTTTCTAATAGCAAGGTAAGTGATGAAGTGGTTTACCTCTCTGCGATTGAAGAAGCCAAGTATGTGATTGCTCAGGCGAATGCGACGATCGACAAAAATGGCAAGTTAGCTGACGAATTAGTTTCTGCTCGTCAAGCTGGTGAAACTATGATGGTTAGCCCAGAGCGTATCGATTTCATCGACGTTGCTCCTAGCCAGATCGTTTCTGCCGCTGCCTCACTCGTTCCATTCTTGGAGCACGATGATGCTAACCGTGCGTTGATGGGTGCGAACATGCAGCGTCAGGCAGTTCCTTGCTTGCGTCCAGATAAGCCATTAGTTGGTACAGGTTTAGAGCGTATTGTTGCAGTTGACTCCGGCACTGTTGTATTGGCAGCGCGAGGCGGTATTGTTGATTACGTTGATGCGAATCGTGTGGTGATTCGTGTGAACGATGATGAAACTGCTGCTGGTGAAGTTGGTGTGGATATTTATAACCTCATCAAGTACACCCGTTCAAACCAAAACACCAATATCAATCAGCGTCCAATCGTGAAGGTTGGCGATCGCGTAGCCCGTGGTGACGTAGTTGCTGACGGCGCATCTACCGATTTGGGCGAATTGGCATTGGGTCAAAACATGACTGTGGCGTTTATGCCATGGAACGGTTATAACTTCGAAGACTCAATCTTGATTTCTGAGAAGGTGGTTGCTGATGACCGCTACACCTCTATTCACATTGAAGAGTTGTCTGTAGTTGCTCGTGATACCAAGTTAGGCTCAGAAGAGATTACGCGCGATATCTCCAATTTGGCAGAGTCACAACTCTCCCGTTTGGATGAAAGCGGTATTGTTTACATCGGTGCTGAGGTTGAGGCTGGTGACGTATTAGTTGGTAAGGTAACTCCAAAGGGTGAAACTACTCTCACTCCAGAAGAGAAGTTACTTCGTGCGATCTTCGGTGAAAAAGCATCTGACGTTAAAGATACTTCATTGCGTGTTCCTTCAGGAATGATTGGGACAGTTATTGATGTTCAGGTCTTCACTCGCGAAGGTATTGAGCGTGATGCACGCGCACAGTCAATCATTCAGGAAGAATTGCAACGCTATCGTTTGGACTTGAATGACCAGTTGCGTATTGTTGAAGGCGATGCTTTCATGCGTTTAGAAAAGCTGTTGATTGGCAAAGTTGCCAACGGCGGCCCTAAGAAATTAGCTAAAGGCACCAAGATCGACAAGGAATACCTTGCTGATTTAGACAAATACCATTGGTTTGATGTTCGTCCAGCTGATGAGGAAGTAGCTTCACAAGTTGAAGCTATTAAGTCTTCTATTGAAGCGAAGCGCAAACAGTTTGATGAAGCCTTCGAAGAGAAGCGCACCAAGCTTACACAGGGCGATGATTTGCAACCTGGTGTAACGAAGATGGTTAAGGTGTACTTGGCTGTTAAGCGTCGCTTGCAGCCTGGTGACAAGATGGCCGGTCGTCACGGAAACAAGGGTGTGGTTTCTAAAATCGCTCCTGCGGAAGATATGCCATTTATGGCTGATGGACGCCCGGTTGATATCGTCTTGAACCCATTGGGTGTTCCTTCTCGTATGAACGTAGGTCAAATCTTGGAGACCCATTTAGGTTGGGCCGCTCAAGGTATTGGTAAGCGTATCGATGAGATGGTTCGTCAACAAGCTAAACAAGCTGAGTTACGTAAGTTCCTCAAGCAGCTTTACAACGAAACAGGCCGCATTGAAGATATCGATAATTTCACTGACGAGCAAATTACTGTTTTGGCTGAGAACCTCCGCCAAGGCTTGCCATTTGCAACACCAGTGTTTGATGGTGCTACTGAGGCTGAAATCGGTCGTATGCTCGAGTTGGCATATCCAGAAGATGTAGCGGCATCTTTGAGGATGACTCCATCACGTCAACAAATGGTTCTATTTGATGGTCGTACTGGTGATCAGTTCGAGCGTCCAGTAACCGTTGGCGTAATGCATGTCTTGAAACTCCACCACTTGGTCGACGACAAGATGCATGCTCGTTCAACCGGACCTTACTCTTTAGTAACGCAACAGCCATTGGGCGGTAAAGCTCAGTTCGGTGGCCAGCGCTTTGGTGAGATGGAAGTCTGGGCTCTCGAGGCATATGGTGCTTCATACGTCTTGCAGGAAATGCTGACAGTGAAGTCCGATGACGTCGCAGGCCGTACCAAGGTTTACGAAAACATCGTCAAGGGCGAGCACACGATTGATGCTGGCATGCCCGAATCCTTCAACGTACTGGTAAAAGAAATCCGTTCGTTGGGTATTGACATTGACATGGAGCGCAACTGATATGAAAGCATTGCTCGATTTATTTAAGCAAACGCAGGGTGATGAGCAGTTTGATGTCATTAAGATTGGCCTCGCATCTCCTGAGAAAATTCGCTCATGGTCTTTTGGTGAAGTACGCAAACCAGAAACCATCAACTACCGGACTTTTAAGCCCGAGCGTGATGGCTTGTTTTGCGCCAAGATTTTTGGACCAACCAAAGACTACGAGTGCTTATGCGGCAAGTACAAACGCTTAAAGTTCCGTGGTGTTATCTGCGAGAAGTGCGGTGTTGAGGTTACTCTTGCTAAGGTGCGTCGTGAGCGCATGGGCCACATTGAGTTGGCAGCCCCTGTAGCGCACATCTGGTTCTTGAAGTCCCTACCATCCCGTTTGGGTATGGTTCTCGATATGACATTGCGTGATATCGAGCGCGTTCTCTACTTTGAAGCATATGTAGTGGTTGATCCTGGCATGACTCCTGAGGGCGCAATGAAGCGCGGTCAGATCATGTCTGAAGATGAGTACATCGCTAAGACTGAAGAGTATGGTGACGGCGCATTTACTGCAATCATGGGCGCAGAAGGTATTCGTGATCTCTTGCGTTCGATCGATATTGATCGTGAAGTAGAGACAATTCGTGCCGAATTGAAAGCAACTGGTAGTGATGCCAAGATTAAGAAATACGCTAAGCGCTTAAAAGTGCTTGAGGCGTTCCAGACTTCAGGCATTAAGCCTGACTGGATGATCATGGAAGTATTGCCAGTATTGCCACCAGAGTTGCGCCCATTGGTGCCATTGGATGGCGGTCGCTTTGCTACATCTGATTTGAACGACCTCTATCGTCGCGTGATCAATCGTAACAACCGCTTGAAGCGTTTGTTGGAATTACGCGCACCAGAGATCATCGTGCGCAATGAAAAACGCATGTTGCAAGAAGCGGTTGACTCATTGCTCGACAACGGTCGTCGCGGTAAGGCTATGACTGGTGCTAACAAGCGTCCTCTCAAGTCTTTGGCTGAGATGATTAAAGGTAAGAGCGGTCGCTTCCGTCAGAACTTGTTGGGTAAACGCGTTGACTACTCAGGTCGTTCAGTCATCGTGGTTGGTCCTACATTGAAATTGCATCAGTGTGGCTTACCAAAATTGATGGCTCTGGAATTATTCAAGCCATTCATTTTCAATAAGCTTGAGACTTTGGGAATTGCAACCACTATTAAGGCTGCGAAGAAAGAAGTTGAAAGCCAGACTCCTATCGTTTGGGACATTCTCGAAGAAGTCATTCGTGAACATCCAATCATGCTCAACCGTGCACCTACATTGCACCGTCTCGGTATTCAGGCTTTCGAGCCAATGCTGATTGAAGGTAAGGCAATCCAATTGCACCCATTGGTCTGTGCGGCATTTAACGCGGACTTTGACGGTGACCAAATGGCGGTTCACGTTCCTTTGTCGCTCGAAGCGCAAATGGAAGCACGTACATTGATGTTGGCATCGAACAACGTATTGTTCCCAGCAAACGGCGAGCCATCAATCGTTCCTTCACAGGACGTGGTGTTGGGTCTGTACTACGCTACACGTGACAAGATCAACGGCAAAGGCGAAGGTATGGTTTTCGCCAACATTACTGAGGTAGTTCGTGCATACGAAGCGGGTCAAGTTGAATTGGCTTCTCGTGTTGCTGTACGTATTACTGAGTATGAAATCGTGGACAAAAAGGCAGAAGGCGATGCGCGTTTTGCTGAGAAGACCAAGATCTATCAAACATCAGTTGGCCGTGCAATCTTGTCTGAGATTTTGCCTAAGGGTATGTCTTTCGAGGAAATCAACAAGCCTTTGAAGAAAAAAGAAATCTCACGCTTGATCAATACATCATTCCGTAAGTGCGGTTTGCGTGAAACAGTGATTTTTGCTGACCGTCTCTTGCAGTCTGGCTTCCGTTTGGCGACGAATGCTGGTATCTCTGTTGCGATCGACGATATGTTGATCCCAACATCTAAGGACCGCATCATTACTGAGGCTTCTTCCAAGGTTAAAGAGTATGACAAGCAGTTCATGTCAGGTCTCGTGACCAATCAAGAGCGTTATAACAACGTGGTTGATATTTGGGGTGCTGCAGGCGACCAAGTTGGTAAGGCCATGATGGATGAGTTGTCACATGTTGACGTACTCGATCGCAATGGCAAGACTGTGCGTCAAGAGTCCTTTAACTCCATCTACATGATGGCGGATTCTGGAGCACGTGGATCTGCAGCGCAGATTCGTCAGTTGGCTGGTATGCGTGGTTTGATGGCTAAGCCTGATGGCTCCATTATTGAAACCCCAATTACTGCGAACTTCCGTGAAGGTTTGAATGTATTGCAATACTTCATCTCTACTCACGGCGCTCGTAAAGGTCTGGCTGATACGGCGTTGAAGACAGCGAACTCTGGTTACTTGACACGTCGTTTGTGCGACGTTACTCAAGACCTCGTGGTCATTGAAGAAGATTGCGGTGCAACTTCTGGCGTAACTATGAAGGCGCTTGTAGAGGGTGGCGAAATTATCGAGGCATTGCGTGATCGTATTTTGGGTCGCGTATGTATCGGCGACATTATTCATCCTGATACACAAGAAGTGATCGTTCCTAACGATACATTGCTAGACGAAGATCATGTTGATCAAATCGTTGCATTAGGTATCGACGAAGTTAAGGTTCGCACAGTTCTTTCTTGCCAAACTCGTTACGGTTTGTGCGCGAAGTGCTACGGACGTGACTTAGGTCGCGGTGGCTTGGTAAACGTTGGTGAGGCGGTTGGTGTAATCGCTGCTCAGTCTATCGGTGAGCCAGGCACACAGTTGACCATGCGTACCTTCCACATTGGTGGTGCAGCGTCACGTGCATTAGTTGCGAGCAACATCGAAGCTAAATCTAATGGTGCTTTGAAGTTCTCTGGCACGATGCGTGTTGTGAAGAACGCTAAGGGTGAGCAGATCGTGATTTCACGTTCTGGCGAAGCCTTGATCGTTGATGAAAACGGTCGCGAGCGTGAGCGCCATAAAGTTCCTTACGGCGCAACTCTCCTGTTGAAGGAAGATGCTGCAGTAAAAGCCGGTGCAAGCTTGGCAACATGGGATCCGTTAACACGCCCGATTATTTCTGAGTATGCTGGTATCGCTCGCTTCGACAACGTTGAAGAGGGTGTAACCGTTGCTAAGCAGGTTGACGAAGTTACTGGCCTCTCCACTTTGGTGGTGATTGATGGTAAACGTCGCTCTGCAGCAAGCAAAGGCGTTCGCCCAGTGATCAACTTGGTTGATGACAAGGGTAATGACGTCATGATCGCCGGTACTGATCACCCAGTAAACATTGGCCTCCAAGTAGGCGCTTTGATTACTGTTAAGGATGGTCAGAAGGTCGAAGTTGGTGAAGTATTGGCGCGTATTCCAATCGAATCACAGAAGACACGCGATATTACCGGTGGTTTACCACGTGTTGCAGAGTTGTTTGAGGCACGTTCACCAAAAGATGCAGCTGTATTGGCGAAAGTCACTGGAACAGTTTCATTTGGTAAAGAAACCAAAGGTAAGCAACGTTTGGTTATTACCGATATGGATGGTGAAGCCAATGAATTCTTGATTCCTAAAGAGAAGCAAGTTCTCGTTCATGACGGTCAAGTTGTGAACAAGGGCGAGATGATTGTGGAAGGTCCTGCTGATCCACATGACATCTTGACTCTCAAGGGCATCGAAGAGTTGGCAATCTACATCGTTGACGAAGTTCAGGACGTTTATCGCCTCCAAGGTGTGAAGATCAATGACAAACACATTGAAGTAATCGTGCGCCAGATGTTGCGTCGTGTTCAGGTAACTGATCCAGGCGATACATCCTTCATCACTGGAGAGCAAGTTGAGCGTTCTAAGCTTTATGACGAGAATGATCGCGTGATTGCTGAAGGCAAGCATCCTGCTCAGTTTGACAACGTATTGCTTGGTATTACCAAGGCATCTTTGTCAACCGACAGCTTTATTTCAGCGGCTTCTTTCCAAGAAAC
Encoded here:
- the rpoC gene encoding DNA-directed RNA polymerase subunit beta', with product MKALLDLFKQTQGDEQFDVIKIGLASPEKIRSWSFGEVRKPETINYRTFKPERDGLFCAKIFGPTKDYECLCGKYKRLKFRGVICEKCGVEVTLAKVRRERMGHIELAAPVAHIWFLKSLPSRLGMVLDMTLRDIERVLYFEAYVVVDPGMTPEGAMKRGQIMSEDEYIAKTEEYGDGAFTAIMGAEGIRDLLRSIDIDREVETIRAELKATGSDAKIKKYAKRLKVLEAFQTSGIKPDWMIMEVLPVLPPELRPLVPLDGGRFATSDLNDLYRRVINRNNRLKRLLELRAPEIIVRNEKRMLQEAVDSLLDNGRRGKAMTGANKRPLKSLAEMIKGKSGRFRQNLLGKRVDYSGRSVIVVGPTLKLHQCGLPKLMALELFKPFIFNKLETLGIATTIKAAKKEVESQTPIVWDILEEVIREHPIMLNRAPTLHRLGIQAFEPMLIEGKAIQLHPLVCAAFNADFDGDQMAVHVPLSLEAQMEARTLMLASNNVLFPANGEPSIVPSQDVVLGLYYATRDKINGKGEGMVFANITEVVRAYEAGQVELASRVAVRITEYEIVDKKAEGDARFAEKTKIYQTSVGRAILSEILPKGMSFEEINKPLKKKEISRLINTSFRKCGLRETVIFADRLLQSGFRLATNAGISVAIDDMLIPTSKDRIITEASSKVKEYDKQFMSGLVTNQERYNNVVDIWGAAGDQVGKAMMDELSHVDVLDRNGKTVRQESFNSIYMMADSGARGSAAQIRQLAGMRGLMAKPDGSIIETPITANFREGLNVLQYFISTHGARKGLADTALKTANSGYLTRRLCDVTQDLVVIEEDCGATSGVTMKALVEGGEIIEALRDRILGRVCIGDIIHPDTQEVIVPNDTLLDEDHVDQIVALGIDEVKVRTVLSCQTRYGLCAKCYGRDLGRGGLVNVGEAVGVIAAQSIGEPGTQLTMRTFHIGGAASRALVASNIEAKSNGALKFSGTMRVVKNAKGEQIVISRSGEALIVDENGRERERHKVPYGATLLLKEDAAVKAGASLATWDPLTRPIISEYAGIARFDNVEEGVTVAKQVDEVTGLSTLVVIDGKRRSAASKGVRPVINLVDDKGNDVMIAGTDHPVNIGLQVGALITVKDGQKVEVGEVLARIPIESQKTRDITGGLPRVAELFEARSPKDAAVLAKVTGTVSFGKETKGKQRLVITDMDGEANEFLIPKEKQVLVHDGQVVNKGEMIVEGPADPHDILTLKGIEELAIYIVDEVQDVYRLQGVKINDKHIEVIVRQMLRRVQVTDPGDTSFITGEQVERSKLYDENDRVIAEGKHPAQFDNVLLGITKASLSTDSFISAASFQETTRVLTEAAIMGKTDTLRGLKENVIIGRLIPAGTGLSYRRARKVREQFERDRAQMIAAEEEALANMPVEIEAEVVSPTGEADPS